One Dermacentor albipictus isolate Rhodes 1998 colony unplaced genomic scaffold, USDA_Dalb.pri_finalv2 scaffold_27, whole genome shotgun sequence genomic window carries:
- the LOC139052588 gene encoding putative nuclease HARBI1 has protein sequence MAAYRSDVARRISAYEFACRACDVVFADAFYMQTVPRPRMRDRLNPMEVYDDEEFITRYRFTKQTVRELLAFVPLEASGDNRGYPLTPMQQLLVALRFYGAGTFQIVSGDLVSVSQPTMCRTVKRVTRLLAKHLFRAVVRFPDASQLSGVMRDFYEIAHFAGVTGCIDGTHVRIKSPGGDDAEFYRNRKGVFSINVQAVAGPMLQFFNVVASWPGSAHDSRIFDNSRVRVLYEQHRVPGLLLGDMGYACSPFLMTPLAEPGPVNSPEGRYNKAHIKTRNSIERAFGVWKRRFPCLDMKLQHKPRNAARIITACAALHNVALLRREPEPLGLHVPTSRCTRTGRNTCQEHLPSVNGVGDNLPGMRARQLLIQRSFS, from the exons ATGGCGGCTTATAGGAGCGACGTTGCTAGAAGAATCAGCGCGTACGAATTTGCGTGTAGAGCATGTGATGTCGTCTTCGCTGATGCATTTTACATGCAAACTGTGCCACGGCCACGGATGCGCGACAGATTGAACCCGATGGAGGTGTACGACGACGAGGAGTTTATCACGCGCTATCGCTTCACGAAGCAAACAGTTCGCGAGCTGCTCGCCTTTGTGCCACTTGAAGCGAGCGGCGACAACCGAGGATATCCGCTGACACCCATGCAGCAGCTGCTTGTGGcactgagattttacggcgccgGAACCTTTCAAATTGTGAGCGGCGACTTGGTCAGTGTGTCCCAGCCCACGATGTGCCGCACGGTGAAACGAGTGACGCGCCTTCTTGCAAAGCACCTGTTCCGAGCAGTCGTCCGCTTCCCGGATGCCTCACAGCTGTCAGGTGTGATGCGAGACTTCTACGAGATCGCCCACTTCGCCGGGGTGACGGGCTGCATCGACGGCACACATGTGCGCATAAAGAGTCCCGGAGGCGATGACGCAGAATTTTATCGCAACCGCAAAGGAGTGTTTTCTATTAACGTTCAG gcggtTGCCGGACCAATGCTGCAATTCTTCAACGTTGTAGCGAGCTGGCCGGGGTCTGCCCATGACAGTCGCATATTCGACAATTCTAGAGTACGAGTTCTGTACGAACAGCACCGTGTGCCTGGTCTGCTGCTTGGGGACATGGGCTATGCCTGCTCTCCTTTCTTGATGACCCCCCTTGCTGAGCCAGGTCCAGTCAACTCACCAGAAGGCAG GTACAACAAGGCACATATCAAGACCCGCAACTCCATAGAAAGGGCCTTTGGAGTGTGGAAAAGGCGCTTTCCATGTTTGGACATGAAGCTGCAGCACAAGCCTCGTAATGCAGCTCGCATAATAACGGCTTGCGCTGCCCTGCACAACGTGGCCCTCCTACGAAGAGAACCCGAGCCACTCGGTCTCCATGTTCCCACCAGCCGATGCACACGTACAGGAAGAAATACTTGCCAAGAGCACCTGCCAAGTGTTAATGGTGTGGGGGACAATCTACCTGGCATGCGTGCACGGCAGCTTCTTATACAGAGAAGTTTCTCTTAA